One segment of Choloepus didactylus isolate mChoDid1 chromosome 15, mChoDid1.pri, whole genome shotgun sequence DNA contains the following:
- the ADRB1 gene encoding beta-1 adrenergic receptor — protein sequence MGSGTLALGASEPCNLSSAAPLPDGAATAARLLVPASPPASLLPTASEVSAPLSHQWTAGMGLLMALIVLLIVAGNVLVIVAIAKTPRLQTLTNLFIMSLASADLVMGLLVVPFGATIVVWGRWEYGSFFCELWTSVDVLCVTASIETLCVIALDRYLAITSPFRYQSLLTRARARALVCTVWAISALVSFLPILMHWWRAEGEEARRCYNDPKCCDFVTNRAYAIASSVVSFYVPLCIMAFVYLRVFREAQKQVKKIDSCERRFLGGPAPPASPAPSPGSPRAGVPLANGRTSKRRPSRLVALREQKALKTLGIIMGVFTLCWLPFFLANVVKAFHRDLVPDRLFVFFNWLGYANSAFNPIIYCRSPDFRKAFQDLLCSARRAARRRHAATGDRQRASGCLAVARPLPSPGAASDDDDVGAAPPARLLEPWAGCNGGAAMDSDSSLDEPSRPGSASESKV from the coding sequence ATGGGCTCGGGGACGCTTGCCCTGGGCGCCTCCGAGCCCTGCAACCTGTCGTCGGCCGCCCCGCTCCCCGACGGCGCGGCCACTGCAGCGCGGCTGCTGGTGCCCGCGTCGCCCCCAGCGTCGCTGCTGCCCACGGCTAGCGAGGTCTCCGCGCCGCTGTCACACCAGTGGACCGCCGGCATGGGCCTGCTGATGGCGCTCATCGTGCTGCTCATCGTGGCGGGCAACGTGCTGGTGATCGTGGCCATCGCCAAGACGCCGCGGCTGCAGACGCTCACTAACCTCTTCATTATGTCCCTGGCCAGCGCCGACCTGGTCATGGGGCTGCTGGTGGTGCCATTCGGGGCCACCATCGTGGTTTGGGGCCGCTGGGAATACGGCTCCTTCTTCTGCGAGCTCTGGACCTCGGTGGACGTGCTGTGTGTGACGGCCAGCATCGAGACCCTGTGTGTCATCGCCCTGGACCGCTACCTCGCCATCACGTCGCCCTTCCGCTACCAGAGCCTGCTGACCCGCGCGCGGGCGCGGGCCCTCGTGTGCACCGTGTGGGCCATCTCAGCCCTGGTGTCCTTCCTGCCCATCCTCATGCACTGGTGGCGGGCTGAGGGCGAAGAGGCGCGCCGCTGCTACAACGACCCCAAGTGCTGCGACTTCGTCACCAACCGGGCCTACGCTATCGCCTCGTCGGTGGTCTCCTTCTACGTGCCCCTGTGCATCATGGCCTTCGTGTACCTGCGGGTGTTCCGCGAGGCCCAGAAGCAGGTGAAGAAGATCGACAGCTGCGAGCGCCGCTTCCTCGGTGGCCCCGCGCCGCCGGCCTCGCCCGCGCCCTCGCCGGGGTCCCCGCGCGCCGGCGTCCCGCTGGCCAACGGGCGCACCAGCAAGCGGCGGCCCTCGCGCCTGGTGGCCCTGCGCGAGCAAAAGGCGCTCAAGACGCTGGGCATCATCATGGGCGTGTTCACGCTCTGCTGGCTGCCCTTCTTCCTGGCCAACGTGGTGAAGGCCTTCCACCGCGACCTGGTGCCCGACCGCCTCTTCGTCTTCTTCAACTGGCTGGGCTACGCCAACTCGGCCTTCAACCCCATCATCTACTGCCGCAGCCCGGACTTCCGCAAGGCCTTCCAGGACCTGCTCTGCAGCGCGCGCCGGGCCGCCCGGAGGCGCCACGCCGCCACCGGCGACCGGCAGCGCGCCTCCGGCTGCCTGGCAGTAGCCCGGCCGCTGCCGTCGCCCGGGGCCGCTTCCGACGACGACGACGTCGGGGCCGCGCCGCCCGCGCGCCTGCTGGAGCCCTGGGCCGGCTGCAACGGCGGGGCAGCGATGGACAGCGACTCGAGTCTGGACGAGCCGAGTCGCCCGGGCTCTGCCTCGGAATCCAAGGTGTAG